CGTGCAGTGCTGGTGGACTTGGAGCCAGGAACGATGGACTCTGTGAGGTCGGGTCCTTTTGGCCAGATCTTTAGACCAGACAACTTTGTGTTTGGTgaggatttttatttataaattaatttgtatttaaacacGGCCTGACAAAATTGGCTTGATTAGATCTTTAATACTGAAAATTAGTTGCTTTCCACAATTCTGCAAGAGTAAAGAAGCCAATCATATTCCATATATGCAGTGCTCATTGCAAGTAAAAGGTGTTCACAAATACTATGAAGTCATTTTATAAATAGATGAGGAAGGTTTTGACTACACAGCTGTGAGACAGGCATGTATTTGCATGTACCACAGGCCAGAGCGGAGCAGGTAATAACTGGGCCAAAGGCCACTACACTGAGGGAGCCGAGCTGGTAGACTCTGTCCTGGATGTGGTgaggaaggaggcagagggCTGCGACTGCCTCCAGGGCTTCCAGCTCACACACTCCCTGGGTGGAGGAACCGGTTCTGGCATGGGCACGCTGCTTATCAGCAAAATTCGAGAGGAGTATCCTGATCGCATCATGAACACTTTCAGCGTAGTGCCCTCACCCAAGGTACACTTCACTCATTACAATTTTGCTCTACCTGTTTCCTCTGTGCGCTAATGGTGTCCGTGCTTCCCCCCTTTGTGTCCTCTTCCCCTTCACCCTCCCTCTCCAGGTGTCAGACACGGTGGTGGAGCCGTACAATGCCACCCTGTCAGTCCACCAGCTGGTGGAGAACACAGATGAGACCTACTGCATTGATAATGAGGCCCTGTATGACATCTGCTTCCGTACACTGAAACTCACTACACCCACCTATGGTGACCTCAACCACCTTGTCTCAGCCACCATGAGCGGGGTGACCACCTGCCTGCGCTTTCCCGGCCAGCTCAATGCTGATCTGAGGAAACTGGCTGTCAACATGGTGCCCTTCCCCAGGCTGCACTTCTTCATGCCAGGCTTTGCCCCCCTGACCAGTCGGGGCAGCCAGCAGTACAGGTAGAGAGGCAGGAGTCCGCATCAGACCAGCAAGTagtattttaatgtattttgaaTCTTACTTGAATTGTCTGTCTTTTTCTAGGGCACTGACAGTTCCTGAACTCACCCAGCAGATGTTTGATGCCAAAAACATGATGGCGGCTTGTGACCCACGCCACGGGCGCTACCTTACTGTCGCCGCCATCTTCCGGGGCCGCATGTCCATGAAGGAGGTGGACGAGCAGATGTTGAACGTGCAAAACAAGAACAGCAGCTACTTTGTGGAGTGGATCCCCAACAACGTCAAGACGGCCGTCTGCGACATCCCTCCCCGCGGCCTCAAGATGTCCTCCACTTTCATTGGCAACAGCACAGCCATTCAGGAGCTGTTCAAACGCATCTCAGAGCAGTTCACCGCCATGTTCCGCCGCAAGGCCTTCCTCCACTGGTGAGAGAAATAAGACTGACTGAAGTTTATGTTCTTGTGCTCGCCTGTTCTTACCCAGAATTCATAAACTGACTTAATGCCCATCAGTAAGTATTTACTTTACGTCCATTGTTTCAGGTACACGGGCGAAGGCATGGACGAGATGGAGTTCACAGAGGCTGAGAGCAACATGAACGACCTGGTGTCCGAGTACCAGCAGTACCAGGACGCcactgctgaggaggagggcGAGTTTGAGGAGGAAGGCGAAGAGGAATTGGCCTAAACAACAGCCATGACCTGTTTCTTACTATGCAAGAGTTAAGTGctgacaataataaaacaataacctCAAAATTAAACAACATCTGCATTGAAAGTTGTCAAACGATAACATTAAAATATTGTTCAGCCTTAATGGGAGTGCAAAGAAATTGGTTTAAAAATGGTGTTGGTTTTTAAATGTCCAACTCTTTTGCCGTTTCCTTCATGTCTTGTGTTTCTTCCTTCCTGTTTTGGATGTTTtcaacttttgttttgtctAAGTGTGTCACCTAACTGTCACACCCCCGAGTGGCAATGGCAACCATCAAACAGATCTGGCATGTGTGAGCAATCATAAAACTTTGGACATATTGTTGAAATTAAAATGGTTAACGTTACCTCTCTGTTATACACAAGTCTCAGGAAAATCCAGTCCTTGTCTTATGTTAAAATCCACAGACTCTTACCTGTTCACCATGTCCTGTATCAGTTTGAGTCGATGTATAACAGCTCAGTCCATTCATTGCAGACACCTGCTGACTGCTCTGTCCACTCGGTGGTGGTGTTGTGCATTAGTGGGAATGATCACCCTCTGTTTGTTCTTTGGCTTTTTCAACTTCCAGgtttaaaatatgtttgatgAAAGAGAATGTAACACTGATCACTTGAAACACTTGAAAGCAGAATTAAATAAATTctttttttgaaagaaaaaactgctTATGAGTTTGTGACAAACTGCTACTTTTGTCTACTTTTTATCCATTTTGTTAAGACGACTTACTTTAGCTTTCAAATTACAGGCGAGGGAATTATTTATCTCACAATCATTCAATGTTCACCTTGACTCAAGGATTAACTCATTCGATttaggaggtcaaaggtcatggtgacctcaaaTGTTTTTGGCTTCTTGAACACGGTATGTTAAGTCTGCCTCTCAAGAATTTCTTTCAACAGTATTTCAGAAAGTGTTTATGCAATAAACTAAACCTGCttagttgtgtgtgtctgggtgttaATGTGCAGCAGTTTACTGAAGTAAAGAAACCTCTGTGGATGTGCAGGGactttaaaagacattttaatagaGGAAATCGACAGATGTGTGCCGGCTCACTGTCACACGTTAGTAACACCTGAGATTTTCCTACTATGACAAACCTAAATGTCTGAATCCGGCTGTTTCTATCTGCCCACCAGAGCAATAACATGAGGATCTGATCCCAGACCAggtgtaattttcttttttattcatttgaggTTGATGATTGAATCCTACGCGTCACTTAGTTTACAGGATTTGACTTCCGTTGGCAGAATTACTGCTGTTATTTGACTCACTTAGTCACAGGGTGAACATtgttgtgacacacacataggaaACTGGTCTAAGAGCCCAGATAACCCCAAGGTGTGGTCTCTATTCTTATCAAAAACTGTGTATAGATATGCATATGGTGATAATATCCATGTCATATCTTTTTATTCAAATCAGTGATGGAGGCCTGTTATGTGAAGTGGTCATTATCTGACAGGCAGCAAATCTGATAACGTCCAACATCCTGATCCTCGTCCTTTCACTTCATctattcaatttgatttgttgtgtcaAAAGATCCAACATGTACTTAGGTGCAAGTCCAGAAAAGGGCCTTAAAAGTCAGCAATGACATCTTAAAAGCAATTCTACACTTTAATGGAAGCCATTAAAGTGTTCCTATTTAGTTCATTTTAGAAAGTTCACTGTTCTAAAAAGTTAAATCAACACTCAatatcacaaaaaaatgttaataaagaACATGACAGTGTTAAAAAAGTGTTGTTCTagatgtgttttagttttacagtgAATGTTTTTGCAGTTTCTATACTGTCTCGTTTTCTATAGTGGGTAAGAGCTAACACAACCTTGAGCTGAGATGCTTcgatcagctgctgcttccaaAGTCAAGAATTAACCGACAAGTTTGAATCCATGGACGATAAGTTGTGAAAGAGCAAGAACAAGTCCACCTGCTGATGATGTGCTTGAAAGATACAGAGCAGGTTAATAAGTGGACCTTTAGCTTAGACGTTTTTCTCAACAGTTTCTATACAGTACATTacaaacctgcctgtttgtaatgttctgttctcttgtcctgtgttaatgctccggagctacgtcagaattatttcttttttttattagtgaGTCTTCCTCCAACAGTTCTTCAACATActctcactttttattgtttgtgtgctggacgttgtgtgcagagcttttttataaacagtctatggtgcagattGAAGTTAGAGCaatttgtgttcatcctacctggtttatttacagtgaagattttatagtcaatttTTCCCgagtgaatgttgttgccatgatggagatctgCAGTATcttaaaaataatcaattgaTCAAAATGATCAGGTGGGACAGCTATTATTGCCATTATGGCCAGTTACCGACCATTGCTGTAGAAGACACGTTCAACTTAatctttattaatattgaacgtttTGTGTATCCACTtgcaaatttgacactgcacttccctggacCACTAACAATATACATGCCCAGTTTGAAGCTGATAGGTTGAATGGTTCGCAAGATAtacattccacatacagaccaACAGACAGATGTATGTGGAATTAGCAGGTGATAATTTATAATCAGTAGTGTTTAGCTCCTAAATTATCTATTAATAATCTATTTGGACTCTAGCTACAGGTATGATCCTCTGCAACCACTTGAAGCCATTGACTTTATATTAGTTCCACAATCAGTGAGAAAagacaaggagaagaagagaagtgaaAATGAGCGATGTTCACTTTTTCACACTTAAACTGATCtaaaacaaacgcacacacacaaattcaaactttacacattttataAATCGATGTTTCAAAAATGCACAAAGTTCAATGACACTTTcaacatcacatttcatttccatCGTGCTTTCAATAGTAATCCTCCACCTTGCAACCGAGTTAAAGAAGGAATAAGATGAAATGTAATACTTGATGGAGACTCAGCATTTTGTGCAGGACAATAAAGCATCCCACTGTCTTTGTCTTACTGAACAATCTACTGAGGGCGtttcagagagcagcagcgacAGGGTGGTCCAGTATGTTGTGTCTGAATCCAGCCGATGGCTCACCATCAGTGACAGTGGAGCACTGGAGTGAGGTGTAGTGCTCTTATCTCCTCTAGACTGTAACATGGATTTTATATCAAATGTGAGCATGAGGCAAAAGTAAAGGCACATTGACCTCCAtgacaaaacatacaaaaacaacaaaggaGTATTTCTcatcacaaaaaaagaacaaatggtTATTTATTTGGGGAAATCTCAACATAGTAATATATGTTTTAGATCATGGATGTTCTGGTCAACCGGCAGAATTCTGACGAGACATTTCTTTTGagattttatgatttttaatCCAATATACAACAAATCAATAGTCAATGAGAACCATACTACACCATAAATCATATAGACCATGTTATATTATG
The sequence above is drawn from the Hippoglossus hippoglossus isolate fHipHip1 chromosome 22, fHipHip1.pri, whole genome shotgun sequence genome and encodes:
- the LOC117756778 gene encoding tubulin beta-4B chain isoform X1, with protein sequence MREIVHLQAGQCGNQIGAKFWEVISDEHGIDPSGTYHGDSDLQLERINVYYNEATGGKYVPRAVLVDLEPGTMDSVRSGPFGQIFRPDNFVFGQSGAGNNWAKGHYTEGAELVDSVLDVVRKEAEGCDCLQGFQLTHSLGGGTGSGMGTLLISKIREEYPDRIMNTFSVVPSPKVSDTVVEPYNATLSVHQLVENTDETYCIDNEALYDICFRTLKLTTPTYGDLNHLVSATMSGVTTCLRFPGQLNADLRKLAVNMVPFPRLHFFMPGFAPLTSRGSQQYRALTVPELTQQMFDAKNMMAACDPRHGRYLTVAAIFRGRMSMKEVDEQMLNVQNKNSSYFVEWIPNNVKTAVCDIPPRGLKMSSTFIGNSTAIQELFKRISEQFTAMFRRKAFLHWYTGEGMDEMEFTEAESNMNDLVSEYQQYQDATAEEEGEFEEEGEEELA
- the LOC117756778 gene encoding tubulin beta-4B chain isoform X2 — protein: MREIVHLQAGQCGNQIGAKFWEVISDEHGIDPSGTYHGDSDLQLERINVYYNEATGGKYVPRAVLVDLEPGTMDSVRSGPFGQIFRPDNFVFGQSGAGNNWAKGHYTEGAELVDSVLDVVRKEAEGCDCLQGFQLTHSLGGGTGSGMGTLLISKIREEYPDRIMNTFSVVPSPKVHFTHYNFALPVSSVR